ATTATTAAGATAAAATAAGGGATACTACCCAGAACTTGAAAATTAAATAATAAGAAAAGAAATGGGATTGACACCAGTTCCACCACAAGCATCATCGTGAAATTAGCTAAAAACTTCCCTAAAAAAACACTTGAAGCATCCATCGGTGCAATCAATAAACCTTGCATAGTATCATTTCGCTGTTCCGATATAAATGAGCGATTTAGCCCCAAGATTCCCGAGAACACGACTATAACCCATATTACCCCTGGAATTACTGCCTTTGTGGTATTATTTGCTGGATCGAAAGCAAAACTAAAAACTAAGATCACCAATCCCGCAAAAATAATCATTGTTGTAAGGACCTGCTTCGTCTTTAGTTCTGAATATAAATCTTTTTTCGCAAGTAGGAGGGCTGTTTTAATCATGATACCCCCTCCACTTGATACTGATATTTTTCAGAAACAAAGTTCAAGGCTTTTTCCTCAAGTCTAAAGTCATCGACCTTCTTTCCATTTTTAATAATGATAATCCGATCACATATTTCAGCAGCCTGTTTAAAATCATGTGTAACCATTAGCGTTGTCGTTCCTTTCGCCTTCATGGAGAGGATAACATTGTTTAGAATGGAAATAGCCCCTTGATCTAAGCCTGTGTGCGGTTCGTCTAAAAGCAGTAATTCTGGTTCATGAACAATTGCTCTTGCAATAGCAATCCTTTGAATCATACCTCGTGAAAAATTTTTAACAGGTTCATTTAGAAAGAAGGAAAGACCTACTTCTTTCACCAACTCTATTGCTCTTTCTTCTGCCTTCGAAACACCATATAATTTTCCGTAAAATACAAGGTTTTCTAGTGGTGAATAGTTTTCATAAAGCAAACTGGAATGGGGTAAATATCCAAAGATTTTTTTGATATCTAGATGATTTTTTTTCAAATCCAGACCATTAATTTTTACGGAGCCAGATGTCGGCTTAATTAAAGTTGCTAACACTTTTAAAAGTGTGCTCTTTCCAGCCCCGTTTGGGCCAAGAATCGCAACTGTTTCCCCTTTTCTTATTGAAAGGTCAATGCCACGTAAGATTAATTTATTATCTGCTTGCTTAGTAAGTTTTTTTATCTCAATCATGTGTAGTCCCTCACATTCCAACTACTACTCTACAAATTTACGTAAATTTATTTTTACCTGAACGAGATGTTCTTTATAAGCTTCAAGCTTTTTATGATAATCTTCTTCGGAAATATTCCCACTATTATGGGATTCTTCCAACTCTAAAATCTTATCCATAATTACTTTTTGCTTAGACATTAATAGTTTAAAAGCTTTTTCTTCCTTATCTGCCCCTACTCTAAGGTCCTCCAATTTTGCTTTCCTTCTAAAGTAAACATAGTAGGATATTCCAGCAATAATAATGGCAAGAATAACAATCAAAAAGATATGTGGATTAAAGTTATGCAAGGGAGACTGTTCCCAAATTCTGATATGTCCAGGATTATGAAAAGCTGGTGCAGATCTTGTAACTGAATTTGCTTCTCCATTATTACTTTTTGATTGTGCCTGTCCTGTTGAAGCTGATGGCGGCTGTTTGTCTTTATTGTAGACCATTGTAAAAGCCTTGTTTACTTGCATTCCTTCTACACTGTATTCCCAATAATTTT
The Neobacillus sp. PS3-40 genome window above contains:
- a CDS encoding heme exporter protein CcmB — encoded protein: MIKTALLLAKKDLYSELKTKQVLTTMIIFAGLVILVFSFAFDPANNTTKAVIPGVIWVIVVFSGILGLNRSFISEQRNDTMQGLLIAPMDASSVFLGKFLANFTMMLVVELVSIPFLFLLFNFQVLGSIPYFILIMFIGSFGFISIGTFLAALAANSKSSEMLLPLLLFPITSPILIGVVQATRIILTNMEKLSSAMAWIQLVSAYDVIFFVLCFLLIEYVLEV
- the ccmA gene encoding heme ABC exporter ATP-binding protein CcmA; translated protein: MIEIKKLTKQADNKLILRGIDLSIRKGETVAILGPNGAGKSTLLKVLATLIKPTSGSVKINGLDLKKNHLDIKKIFGYLPHSSLLYENYSPLENLVFYGKLYGVSKAEERAIELVKEVGLSFFLNEPVKNFSRGMIQRIAIARAIVHEPELLLLDEPHTGLDQGAISILNNVILSMKAKGTTTLMVTHDFKQAAEICDRIIIIKNGKKVDDFRLEEKALNFVSEKYQYQVEGVS